The genomic DNA AGCCAGGCATGGACCTCAGCACCTTGACGCTCAACACCGACCGCTTTTTGCGCGTGCTGGGCGACATGGTTGCGGTCGGTGCGCGGCTGCAGAACTCGCTCAGCAAAGAGGCGCCGCCGCCCCAGGAAGACCTGGCCGGCGATATTGTTGTCGAGGAGTTGCGGCCGCTGGTGCGGGCCGGCAAGCTGCGCCTCGAGCGCGTCAGCTATGCCGAGGGCCGGGGCAACCTCATCCTCACCTATCCGGGCCGAACCGACCGCACGGTCGCCTTTGTCGGGGCGCATCTCGACGTCGTGCCGGCCGATCCGGCCGAGTGGCGGCGCCCGCCGTTTCGGCTCCACCGCGAGGGCGGTCGGCTGTACGGCCGGGGCGTCACCGACTGTTTGGGGCATGTGGCGGTCCTGACCGATCTGTTCCGCCAGCTGGCCGAGTCGGACATCNNNNGTCATTATCGCCAACGAGGAACTCTCCCGGGTCGGCGGCATCGGCATCGGCAGGCTGGTCAAGGACGGCCGGCTCAGCCACCTCAAGGCTGGCCCGGTGTACTGGCTCGATAGCGCCGACTTCGGACCGACCCTGGCCACCGGGGGCATGGCGCCGTGGCGGCTGCGGGTCGAGGGCAAGGCTGCCCACTCCGGTTTTCCCCGGGACGGGATCAACGCCGCCGAGCTGGCCTTTGAGGCCACCCGGGCCTTGCAGGGCTGGTTTTATACCCACTATCCGCCCCACCCCAAAGAGCGGGAGTACGGCTTTCAGGGGCCGTCCTCGCTCAAGCCGACCCGGGTCACGGTTCACAACGATACGCTGAGTAAGATTCCGGCCACCGCCGTGGTTGAGGGCGATATCCGTCTCACCCCGTGGTACTCCGCCCAGGAGGTTCGCGACGGCGTAACGGCGTTCATCAATAATCTCGATATTCTCAGCCTGCCCACGCTCGGCCCGAGCCGCTACCGCTTGGGAGCGGGTGAGGTCGGGACGGTCAAGCTGGAGAGCATCGGGCTGCCGGCCGGCGGCATAGTCTGCGACCGCAGCTCGGTCGGCTACCAGGCCCTGGCCGAGGCTGTGGCTGCGGTACAACCCAACTCCCGGCCGTTTTCGGTAACGGGCGGCCTGCCCTATGTCCACATGTTGCAAACCCACGGCTTTGATATTCAGATTACCGGCTTTGGCCGGCTGGATACCTATCACGCGCCA from Desulfurellaceae bacterium includes the following:
- a CDS encoding M20/M25/M40 family metallo-hydrolase, which produces MDLSTLTLNTDRFLRVLGDMVAVGARLQNSLSKEAPPPQEDLAGDIVVEELRPLVRAGKLRLERVSYAEGRGNLILTYPGRTDRTVAFVGAHLDVVPADPAEWRRPPFRLHREGGRLYGRGVTDCLGHVAVLTDLFRQLAESDI